The Rhodanobacter sp. LX-99 genomic interval GTAGTTGGAGTTGTTGACGTGGTTGAACGCGTCGAGGTCGCGCCAGCGCACGCCGATCGAGGCGACGAACAGCGGCTTGCCGGTTTCGGTTTCCGGCGCGGCAGTGCTCGCGGCGTCGACGGCCGTGGTGGATTTGCGTGGACTCATGAACGCTTCTTCTTGCTGCCGCGCATCGGCTTGTACTTGTCGGCCGAGGCGATGTGCCTGGTGGCGGCCTTGACCCGCGTGGCGGCGCCCGGCTTCTTCGGCTTGGCCGGCTTCAGGTGCGGCGCGAGGAAATGGCCGGTGTGCGATTCGGGCGTGGCCGCCACGGTTTCCGGCGTGCCGGAAACCAGGATGCGGCCGCCGCCGGCACCGCCTTCGGGACCGAGGTCGACGATCCAGTCGGCGGTCTTGATCACGTCGAGGTTGTGCTCGATCACCACCACCGTGTTGCCCTGGTCGACCAACTGGTGCAGCACGTCGAGCAGTTGCTCGATGTCGTGGAAGTGCAGCCCGGTAGTGGGCTCGTCGAGGATGTACAGGGTGCGGCCGGTGTCGCGCTTGGACAGTTCCTTGGACAGTTTCACTCGTTGCGCCTCGCCGCCGGACAGCGTGGTCGCGCTCTGGCCGAGCTTGATGTAGTCGAGGCCGACCGCGCGCAGCGTGTCGAGTTTGCGCGCGATGGTCGGCACGTTCTCGAACAGCTTCAGTGCGTCCTCCACCGTCATGTCGAGCACGTCAGCGATGGTGTGGCCCTTGTACAGGATCTCCAGCGTCTCGCGGTTGTAGCGCTTGCCGTGGCACACGTCGCAGGGAACGTAGACGTCGGGCAGGAAGTGCATCTCCACCTTGAGCATGCCGTCGCCCTCGCATGCCTCGCAGCGGCCGCCGCGCACGTTGAAGCTGAAGCGGCCCGGCGTGTAGCCGCGCGAACGCGCTTCCGGCACCTGCGCGAACATCTCGCGCAGCGGGGTGAACAGGCCGGTGTAGGTGGCCGGGTTGGAGCGCGGCGTGCGGCCGATCGGCGACTGGTCGATGTCGACCACCTTGTCGAACAGCTCCATGCCCTCGACCGACTTGTAGGGTGCCGATTGGGTGCCGGCACCGTTGAGTTCGGCCGCGGCCAGGCGGAACAGGGTGTCGTTGACCAGGGTCGACTTGCCCGAGCCGGACACGCCGGTGACGCAGGTGAACAGGCCGGCCGGGATCGCCAGGTCGACGTGCTTCAGGTTGTTGCCGCTGGCGCCTTTCAGGCGCAGCCACGCGTCGTCGTCGATCGGCTGGCGGCGTTCCTTCGGCACTTCGATCGCACGCTCGCCGGAGAGGAACTGGCCGGTCACCGAACGCGGCGAGTCGAGCATGTCCTGCACCGTGCCCTGCGCCACGATCTCGCCGCCGTGCACGCCGGCGCCTGGGCCGATGTCGAGCACGTGGTCGGCCATGCGGATGGCGTCCTCGTCGTGCTCGACCACGATCACCGTGTTGCCGAGATCGCGCAGTCGCGTGAGTGTGCCTAGCAGGCGCTCGTTGTCGCGCTGGTGCAGGCCGATCGACGGTTCGTCCAGCACGTACATCACGCCGACCAGGCCGGCGCCGATCTGCGAAGCGAGCCGGATGCGCTGCGCCTCGCCGCCGGACAGCGAATCGGCCTGGCGATCCAGGGTGAGGTAGTTCAAGCCCACGTCGTTGAGGAAGGTCAGCCGTTCGCGGATCTCCTTGACGATCTTCACCGCGATCTCGCCGCGCCAGCCGGCCAGCTTCAGTTCCTCGAAGAACGCCAGTGCGTCGTCGATCGAACGCGAGGTGAGCGAAGGCAGCGCGTGATCGGCGACGAACACGTTGCGCGCCGAGCGGTTCAGTCGCTGGCCTTCGCAGGCGGGACAAGGCTGGTCGCTGATGTACTTGGCCAGTTCCTCGCGTATCGCGGCGGATTCGGTTTCCTTGTAGCGCCGCTCCAGGTTCGGCAGGATGCCTTCGAACGCATGCTCGCGGGTGACCTTGCCGCCGCGTTCGGTGATGTAGCGGAACGCGATCTGTTCCTTGCCGCTGCCGTACAGGATGGCCTTCTGGACGTCCGCAGGAAGCTTCTGCCACGGCGTGTCCACGTCGAAACCGTAGTGCGCCGCAAGCGACAGGATCAGCTGGAAGTAATGCGCGTTGCGCCGGTCCCAGCCGCGCACCGCGCCGTTGGACAGCGGCAATTCGGGATGGCCGACCACACGCGCCGCGTCGAACACCTGGGTCACGCCCAGGCCATCGCACGAAGGGCAGGCGCCGACCGGCGAATTGAACGAGAACAGCCGCGGCTCCAGCTCCGGCAGCGAGTAGTCGCAGACCGGACAGGAATAGCGTGAGGAGAGCAACTGCTCTGCTGCCTTTGCATCATCCATGCTGGCCAGGATCACCAGCCCATCGCCCAGCCGCAGCGCGGTCTCGAACGATTCGGCCAGCCGCTGCTTGATGTCTTCGCGCGGGCGGAAGCGGTCGATCACCACTTCGATCGTGTGCTTCTGGCGCAGGGTCAGCGGCGGCACCGCGTCCAGGTCGACCACGGCGCCGTCGACGCGGGCGCGCACGAAGCCTTGCGCGCGCAGCTGCTCGAACACCTGCACGTGCTCGCCCTTGCGCTCGCGGATCACCGGCGCCAGCAGCATGTAGCGTTGCTCCGGGTCCAGCGCCAGGGTGGCGTCGACCATCTGGCTCACCGTCTGCGCCTCCAGCGGGATGCCGTGGTCGGGGCAGCGCGGCGTGCCGACGCGGGCGTACAACAGGCGCAGGTAGTCGTACACCTCGGTGATCGTGCCGACGGTGGAGCGCGGGTTGTGCGAGGTGGATTTCTGCTCGATCGAGATCGCCGGCGACAGGCCTTCGATGTGGTCGACGTCGGGCTTCTCCATCATCGACAGGAACTGCCGCGCGTACGCCGACAGCGATTCGACGTAGCGCCGCTGGCCTTCGGCGTAGATCGTGTCGAACGCCAGCGACGACTTGCCGGAGCCGGACAGGCCGGTGATCACGATCAGCTTGTCGCGCGGGAGGTCGAGGTCGATGTTCTTGAGATTGTGCGTGCGTGCGCCGCGGATGCGAATGGTGTCCATGGACGCCGGATATGGGGGGGATCGTTTACTATACCAAGGAGTTTCGATAGTTCATTGTGCTGGTCGGCGGAATGCCTGGTGGATGCCGGCTTCATTGCATGCTCGCCATGACCTGATGTGCGTTTGAGCCAAGCCGGCCTGCTGAAGTTCTACAAATCGCCGCTGGGCCGGAAGGTGATCACGCAGATGCCGGTGACCATGGCCGAGGGCATGAAGATCGGCCAGGAGTGGGGCCGCGAGCGGGGCCAGGCGATGATCCGGAAGTTGCAGCAGAACGGTACCCTGGACGCCAGCGGGCGCTGCTCCGCCAGCCCGGCGGCCACCACGCCGAAGCCGGTGTCGAAGCCGGACCATTGAGCCGCGCAAGCACCGGCCCACGGCCATCCGGCGGGGGTTCGGGGCGGTTGTGGTCAGTATTTGACCAGTGCGCGGGCGGGTCGTTATAATCCGCAGTTCGCCAGACCCGACAAGGTCATGGCGATACCCAAGAGAATAACGACAGAAGGGCATTCCCATGAGTTACGCAGTCATCAAGACCGGTGGCAAGCAGTACCGTGTGCAGCAGGGCGACGTGCTGCGCGTGGAGCTGTTGACCGCCGAAGAAGGCGCCACCGTGAGCTTCGACCAGGTGTTGCTGGTCGGTTCCGGCGAGTCGGTCACCGTTGGTGCGCCGATCGTCGAAGGCGCCACCGTCAGCGCCACCGTGCGCAAGCACGGCCGTGCCGACAAGATCCGCATCATCAAGTTCCGCCGCCGCAAGCACTACAAGCGTCAGCAGGGCCATCGGCAGCATTTCACCGAAATCGAGATCACGGGCATCAACGCCTGAGCAACTGGAGCATTGAGTCATGGCACATAAAAAAGGCGTAGGTTCCAGCCGCAACGGTCGCGATTCGAACCCGAAATACCTCGGCGTCAAGGTCTACGGCGGCCAGGCCATCGAAGCCGGCAACATCATCGTGCGTCAGCGCGGTACCCAGTTCCACCCCGGCACGGGTGTGGGCCTGGGTCGCGACCACACGCTGTTCGCGCTGGTCGACGGTACCGTCAAGTTCGCCGTCCGCGGCGACAAGAACCGCCGTTTCGTCGACGTCGTCCAGGCGTAAGCCTTCCGCGGCGCGATAGCGAAGGCCCCGCTTCGGCGGGGCTTTTCGTTTTTTGACACGGGATTCGGGATTCGGGATTCGTAAAAGCTGAAACGTTCCACGTCCCGTATCCTGTCCAGATGGCCAGCTCTTCCCGAATCCCCAATTCCGAATCCCCAATCCCGGCTCTCCAATGAAATTCGTCGACGAAGCAAACATCAAAGTCCAGGCCGGTGACGGCGGCAATGGCTGCATCAGCTTCCGCCGCGAGAAGTTCATCCCGTTCGGCGGCCCCGACGGCGGCGACGGCGGTTTCGGTGGCTCGGTGTGGCTGGTGGCCGACGAGGGCCTGAATACCCTGGTCGACTTCCGTCACCAGCGCAGCTTCAAGGCCAGGCGCGGCGAGAACGGCATGGGCAGCCAGATGTACGGCAAGGGCGGCGAGGACACCACGATCCGCGTGCCGGTCGGCACCATGATCACCAACGTCGACACCGACGAGGTGATCGGCGACCTCACCGCCCATGGCCAGCGCATGCTGGTGGCGCAGGGCGGCAAGGGTGGCTTGGGCAACATCCATTTCAAGACGTCGGTGAACCGGGCGCCGCGCAAGGCCACGTCGGGCACGCCGGGCGAGGTGCGCGAACTGAAGCTGGAGCTGCGCCTGCTGGCCGACGTCGGCCTGCTCGGCTTCCCGAATGCCGGCAAGTCCACCTTCATCCGCGCGGTGTCCGCGGCGACGCCGCGGGTGGCGGATTACCCGTTCACCACGCTGCACCCGAACCTGGGCGTGGTCAGCCTCGGCACCGACCAGAGCTTCGTGATCGCCGACATTCCCGGCCTGATCGAGGGCGCCTCCGAAGGCGCCGGCCTGGGCATCCAGTTCCTGCGCCACGTGGCGCGCACCAGCCTGCTGCTGCACATCGTCGACATCGCGCCGATCGACGGCTCCGACGTGGCTGGCCAAGTGCGCGCGATCGAGCAGGAGCTGCTGAAATTCAATCCGGAATTGCTGGAACGCCCGCGCTGGCTGGTGCTGAACAAGGCCGACATGCTGGCCGAGGACGAGCGCCAGGCCGTGGCGGAGAAGATCGTCGCCGAGCTGAACTGGACCCAGCCCTGGTTCCTGGTCTCGGCAATCGCCCGCGAGGGCACCATGGCCGTGTGCCAGCAGGTGCAGCGTTTCTTCGAGTCGCAACGCGAGGCCAGCGTGGAACGCACCGACATGCTGCCGAACGACGTGCGCCTGCGCAGTGAGGAGCCGCCGCAAGGCTGATCGCCCGCGGATTCGACGCTGCGGGCTGCGGACACATGCCGCCGTCGATCCGTCCAGTCCATAGCTGGGGCCCGACTTGGGACCACGCAGTCCAACAGGTGTCCGGCGAGGGAGGCTGCGCGCGGATTCGCTTGCGGTCGATAACGAGAATGATTATCATCAACGCCACTTTGCTTTAGTGGAGCATGTTGATGCGCAGATTTTTCATCGCTGCCAGCCTGATGCTTGCCGGTTTCTCCGTGCATGCAAGCGAGATACCGGAATACAAACTGGTGATCAGCAACCACCGCTACCAGCCGGCCGAGCTGAAGGTGCCCGCCGGTGTCAAGTTCAAGCTGGTGGTGGAGAACCGCGACGCTTCTCCTGAAGAGTTCGAGAGCACCGAGTTCAATCGCGAGAAGATCGTGATGCCGAACAGTTCGGCCCATATCTACGTGGGCCCGCTTGCCGCCGGGCGCTACAAGTTCTTCGGCGACTTCCATCAGGACACGGCGCAAGGCGCGCTGCTGGTGGAGTAGCCGCATGCCAGGCATCGCATTGCTGGTTTTCCGGGAGGTCCTGGAAGCCGCCCTGATCGTCACCGTCGTCTGTGCGGCCACCCGCGGGGTACCGCGGCGCGGGCTGTTCGTCGGCGGCGGCCTGATCCTGGGTGTGCTGGGCGCGCTGCTGGTCGCCCTGTTCGCCGACGCACTGGCGAATGCCTTCAGCGGCGTCGGCCAGGAAGTCTTCAACGCCGGCGTGCTGCTGGCCGCGGTACTCATGATCAGCTGGCATGTGCTGTGGATGTCCGGCCATGGACGGGCGATGGCCGCGGAGATGAAGGCGCTGGGAGGTGCCGTCCAGAGCGGCTCCAGTTCGTTGATGATGCTGTTGCTGGTCGTGGCGCTGGCTGTATTGCGCGAAGGCTCGGAAGTGGTGCTGTTTCTGTACGGCATGGTGGCCGGTGGCGCGGTTGGCGTAATCGGCGGGCTGGCGCTGGGCGTGATCGCGGGCAGCGCGGTGGGTTTCGCCCTGTACTACGGCCTGTTGCGGATCCCGCTGCGGCATTTCTTCAGTGCGACCAACGCGATGCTGATGCTGCTGGCCGCGGGCCTGGCGTCATCGGCGGCGCGCTACCTGGTGCAGGCCAATCTGCTGCCGGCGCTGGCCGACCCGCTGTGGGACAGCTCATGGCTGCTGTCGAATGGCTCGCTGCCGGGGCAGACGCTGCATATCCTGGTCGGCTATGACGCCCGTCCGTCCGGGATCATGCTGGTGTTCTACACCGTCACCCTGCTGACCCTGTTCGGCGGCATGCGCTGGGTCGCTCGCGCTGCCGCCCCGCGTGCCGGCCCTGCGGCCGCTGCGATCGCAGTGCAACCCCAGCCCTGATTCCGCGCACCCGGCCACGCCGTCGTGGCTTGCCGCCTCGAGCGGGTGCGGTACGCGCCCGATTCACCCGAACCTGATTCCAAGGAAGCTCCTGCGTGATCACCCATTCCCGATTCTCCCGCGGCACCTGCCTGATGTTGTTCGCTGTCGTTGCGCTGGCAGGTGCCGGGCGTGCGCATGCCGACGACTTCATCGTGTATTCGCCGCACGTGATCGCGACCCAGACCGAGATCGAGCTGCGCGGCTACAACTTCGGCGACGGCCGATCGGACATGGACGGCCAGCGCGCCGCCGAATTGTCCGTGGCGCACGCCTTCACCGGCTGGTGGAAGCCCGAGCTCTATCTTGCCGAATACGAAAGGGAACCGGGTGCCGGCGGAAGCCTGGTGGGCTACGAGTTCGAAAACACCTTTCAGCTCACCGAACCGGGCCGCTACTGGGCGGACTTCGGCTTGCTCGCATCCTATGGCCATCCCAAGGATGGCGGGCCCGGCGAATTCGAGTTCGGTCCGCTGATCGAGAAGGCCGTGGGCCGCTTCGACCACCGGGTCAACCTGATCTGGGAGAAGCACGTCGGCGCGGGTGCCGCGTCCGGAACCGAGTTCCGTTACAGCTACGCAGGGACCTACGCCGTGTCGAGCGCGTTCCGCCCGGGCATCGAGGCCTATGGCCGCCCCGATGACGATGCCTATCAGGCCGGCCCGATCGTCGCTGGCGAATGGCATGTGCCGCACAGCTCCGGCAACGTGGAATACCGCTTCGGCATGCTGGTGGGTATCAACGCGGCGGCACCACGGCGCACCTGGCTGGCCCAACTCGAATACGAGTTCTTCTGAGCCTCCGGCCACCGCGGCGCTACATGCGGAACACGCCGTAGCGCTGCGGTTCGATCGGCGCGTTGAGCGAGGCGGAGATCGCCAGGCCGAGCACGCGGCGGGTGTCGACCGGGTCGATGATGCCGTCGTCCCATAGCCGCGCGCTGGCGTAGTAGGGGTGGCCCTGGCGCTCGTACTGGTCGCGGATCGGCGCCTTGAAGGCCTCTTCCTCGTCCGCCGACCACTCGCCGCCGCGCGCCTCGATGCCGTCGCGCTTGACCGTGGCCAGCACGCTGGCGGCCTGCTCGCCGCCCATCACGCTGATCCGCGCATTCGGCCACATCCACAGGAAACGCGCGCCGTACGCGCGGCCGCACATCGCGTAGTTGCCGGCGCCGAAGCTGCCGCCGATCACCACGGTGAACTTCGGCACGTGCGAGCAGGCCACCGCGGTGACTATCTTCGCGCCGTCCTTGGCGATGCCGGCCTGCTCGTACTTCTTGCCGACCATGAAGCCGGTGATGTTCTGCAGGAACACCAGCGGCACGTTGCGCTGGTTGCACAGCTCGATGAAGTGCGCGCCCTTCAGCGCGCTCTCGGCGAACAGGATGCCGTTGTTGGCGACGATGCCCACCGGGTAGCCGTGGATGTGCGCGAAGCCGCACACCAGGGTCTTGCCGTAGCGCGCCTTGAACTCGTGGAACTCGGAGCCGTCGACGATGCGCGCGATCACCTCGCGGATGTCGAACGGGCGGCGGGTGTCCTGCGGGATCACGCCGTACAGTTCCTCGGCCGGGTACTTCGGCTCGACCGGCGCGCGCAGCGCCAGCGGCATGTCCTTCTTCCGGTTGAGATGGGCCACGATGTCGCGTGCGATCGACAGCGCGTGCGCGTCGTTCTCGGCGTAGTGGTCGGCCACGCCGGAGATGGACGTATGGACGTCCGCGCCGCCCAGCGTCTCGGCGTCGACCACCTCGCCGGTGGCCGCCTTCACCAGCGGCGGGCCGCCGAGGAAGATCGTGCCCTGTCCGCGCACGATGATCGTCTCGTCGCTCATTGCCGGCACGTAGGCGCCGCCGGCCGTGCACGAGCCCATCACTACCGCGATCTGCGGGATGTTGAGCGACGACATCCGCGCCTGGTTGTAGAAGATCCGCCCGAAGTGCTCCTTGTCCGGGAACACCTCGTCCTGCAGCGGCAGGAACGCGCCGCCGGAATCGACCAGGTAGACGCAGGGCAGGTTGTTTTCCAGCGCCACTTCCTGCGCGCGCAGGTGTTTCTTCACGGTGATCGGGAAATAGGTGCCGCCCTTGACCGTGGCGTCGTTGGCGACCACCACCACCTCGATGCCGTTGACCCGGCCGATGCCGGTGACCAGGCCGGCGGCCGGCGCGGCATCGTCGTACATGCCGTGCGCGGCCAACGGCGCCAGTTCCAGGAATGGCGAGCCCGGGTCGAGCAGGGCGCGGATACGTTCGCGCGGCAGCAGTTTGCCGCGGGCGACGTGTTTCTCGCGCGCCTTCGCACCGCCGCCCTCGGCACTGCGCGCCAGCTCGCGCTGCAGGTCATCCACCACAGCACGCAACTGGTTGCTGCTGGCCTGGAATTCGGGAGAACGCGGGTCGATCTGCGATGCAATGACGCTCATGGATGCGGACTCACGGATTGACTGCCATCAAGGCCAAACCACGGATGATAGCGGGCGTTGGCCGGCGGCCAAAATAAACGGGCGGAAACGCGGGCCGCGGTCGAAAAAAAACGGCCGCGCAAGGCGGCCGTTTTTCAGGAAACCGGAAAAGGATCAATGACCCTTTGCGGCATCCTTGGCTTTGTCAGCAGCGTCTTTGGCGGCGTCGGCAGCCTTGGCGGCAGCGTCAGCAGCGTTGGTGGCGGCGTCCTTGGCCTGGTCGACAGCGGTGCCGCTGGCGGCCGGAGCAGCGGAAGCTGCGGTGGCAGCCTGTGCAGCCTGGTCGGCGGCCTGACCGGCTGCGTTGGCAGCGGTGGTGGCCTGGTCTGCAGCCTGCTCGGTCGCCGTGGTCGGAGCTGCCGCGGCAGCCTGCTGCGCCGTATCGGCAGCTTGCTGGGCGGTATCAGCCGACTTCTGGGCGTCTTGCGCGGAATCCTGCGCGCCGTTGCTGCATGCCGCCAACAGCGCGACGAGCGCGGCGGCGAGTAGGGTACGCGTAAACTTCATGGTGGATCTCCTTTGCCGTGGAATGCCGTTTGGCCGTGTATTAATAGCGCTTTCGCGGAAATTGCGCCACATCTTTTGCAGTGGAGCTTCAGGGCGTATTAAAAACTGATTTATCCGGCCGTCATGTGGATATCACGCGCTGGTGGTGGATTCAGCGTCAGTCGATGCACTCCACGGCGACCGCCGTCGCCTCGCCGCCGCCGATGCACAGGGACGCGATGCCGCGCTTGAGGCCGCGCGTCTTCAGCGCGTTCAACAAGGTCACCACCAGGCGCGCACCGCTGGCGCCGATCGGATGGCCCAGCGCGCAGGCGCCGCCGTTGACGTTGAGCTTGTCGTGCGGGATGCCGAGTTCCTTCATCGGGGTCATCGCCACCACCGCAAAGGCCTCGTTGATCTCGAACAGGTCGACGTCACCAACCTTCCAGCCGGCCTTGTCAAGGACCTTCTGGATCGCACCGACCGGCGCGGTGGTGAACCATTCCGGTTCCTGCGAGTGGGTGGCGTGCGCCACGATGCGCGCCAGCGGTTTCAGGCCGCGCTTGCCCGCATCGTCGGCCGACAGCAGTACCACGGCGGCGGCGCCGTCGGAGATGCTGGACGAGCTGGCCGCGGTGATGGTGCCGTTTTCCTTGCGGAAGGCCGGCTTCAGGCTGGGGACCTTGGCGATGTCGGAACGGCCGGGCTGCTCGTCGGTGTCGACCACCACGTCGCCCTTGCGGCCGCTCACGGTGACCGGGACGATCTCGCCGGCGAACCCGCCGTTCTGCTGCGCCGCCTGGGCGCGCTTGACCGACTCGATCGCGAACGCATCCTGCGCCTCGCGGGTGAAGTGGTATTTGTCGGCGCACAGTTCGCCGAACACGCCCATCGCCTTGCCGTCGTACGGATTGGTCAGGCCGTCCCAGGCCATGTGGTCGACCAGCTGGCCGTCGCCGTAGCGGATGCCGGTGCGCGCCTGCACCATGTGCGGCGCATTGGTCATCGACTCCATGCCGCCGGCCACCACCACGGTCGCCGAGCCGGCCTTGATCAGGTCATGGCCCAGCATGATCGCCTTCATGCCCGAGCCGCACACCTTGTTGATCGTGGTGCAGCCGGTGCTGGCCGGCAGGTCGGCGCCCAGCGAAGCCTGCCGCGCCGGCGCCTGGCCCAGGTTGGCCGGCAGCACGCAGCCCATGATCACCTCGCTGACATCGGCCGGGGCGACGCCGGATTGTTCCAGCGCGGCGCGGATCGCGGTGGCGCCGAGCTTCGGGGTGGGGACGCCGGTGAACTGGCCGAGGAAGGAACCGATGGCCGTGCGCTTGGCACCGACGATGACGACGCTGACATCCGACATGGATAACTCCGCTTGCAAGACTCGAGGGGCGCGAACGCCTGACAGATAACCCCGCAATTATCGCAGCCCGCCGCGAAACTCGGCAAACGACCGTAAGTCCTTGCGGCGCCGGGATTTGCGCCCCGTTTCATTGGATTTTCGTTGTGCCAAGATGCACGTCGGGGCAGCACCGTGGCGTATCTGCTACGCCGGCGATGCGTTGGATTGAAACTGCGTTGGCGGGGGATGGATGAAAACGTTCGACTCGGGTTTGCGGCGTCGCGAGATCGCGTGGCTGGTGGCCATGGCATTGGGGTTGAGTGCCTGTGGCGGGGGCGGCAACGTCAAGCCGACACCGCCACCGACGGCGCCGAGTTCGCCGCCACCGGCAAGCACGCCGGCCGATCAGCCGCCGCTGGATGCCCAGCTTGCGCTCACCAGTGCCTCCGCCGCGCACATCTTGGGCTACACCGGCGCCGGCGTGACCATCGGCGTGGTCGACAGCGGCATCATGCGCAACCACCCGGCGCTCGTCGGGCGGGTCAAGCAGGAATTGATCTACGTCGATCCGTCGACCAACAACACCGCGATCGACGACGTGGTCGGCCACGGCACCTGGGTCTCGCAGATCGCCGCCGGCCAGGCGTTCGACCGCTTTCCCGGCGGCATCGCGCCCGGCGCCAGCCTGGTTTCGGCGCGCATCATCAGCGACGTCGAGCCGAAGGACGACGGTTCGGGCCAGGGCAACGCGGTGACCGCTGCCGATGCCGACTTCTTCGCGCAGACGCTCAATCCGGCCCTGATCAACGCCGGCGTGCAGGTGATGAACAACTCCTGGGGCGGCATCTACTGGGATACCGGCAACGCCTCGATCAACCAGGCCTTCGCCCAGGCCTACGAGCCGTTCGTGCTGCAGCATGGCGGGCTGGTGGTGTTCGCTGCCGGCAACGACTCCCGCAGCGATCCCAGCGACATCGCCAGCCTGCCCAGCCTGGCGCCGCAACTGGGGCCGGGCTGGCTGGTCGCCGTGGCGGTCGACAGCAACCATCCGGGCCAGCTGGCGAGTTACTCGAACGCCTGCGGCAGGGCGATGAACTACTGCCTTGCGGCTCCGGGCGACGTGATCGTCAGCGACAAGGACACCTTGGCCAGTACCAGCAAACCGACCTACTGGGTGGTGAATGGTACGTCGTTCTCGGCGCCCATCGTTTCCGGTGCCGCCGCGCTGGTGTGGCAGGCCTTTCCGTACTTCAACAACGACCTGGTGCGGCAGACCCTGCTCGGAACGGCAGACGATCTGGGGGCGCCTGGTGTGGACCCGGTGTTCGGCTACGGCGAACTTAATGCGGGCAGGGCCGTGCTGGGCCCGGCAAAGTTCGACTGGGGCGATGTCACGGTCAACCTGCCCGGTTACAGCACGTCGTCGACCTGGGCCAATCCCATTGCTGGGGCCGGTGGCTTGATCAAGCAGGGTACCGGCACCCTCAATCTCACCCGGGACGCCAACTATACCGGACCGACCCTGGTCCAGATGGGCAACCTCAATGTGACGTCGCTGGCCTCGTCGGTGACCATTTCGCAAGGTGCCACGTTGTATCCGAGTGTGGGAATCGGTGGCTCGGTTGCCAACGGCGGAGTCTTCACGTTGAACAGTGATAGCCCCATCACTATTGGCGGCGACTACAGCCAAACCAATAATGGGTCGCTGGACGTCGTGTTGGGATCGCTCTTGCAAGTCAACGGCAAGGTAACGTTGTCCGGTACCACGACACTGCTGGTAATGGGCAAGCGTGCCGGCTATGTAGCCCATTTGCGCACGGATATCATCAATGCGGTTGGCGGACTGACCGGCACCTTCAGCGCAATCAACGCCGGCTCCGGCGTCTTGCTTACCGCCACGCCTGGCTACGACAGCAGCAGCATGTGGCTCGATGTGACGCGTGCCGATGTCACTTCGGTGCAGGGCATGAGTTACACCGGCGCATCGCTCGGTGCTGCCCAGCGGGTGGAGAGTGCGTTCAGACAGATCGACAGCACGCTTGGCTCGCTTACGGGTACGGGCAGTTCGGTGGCGGTCA includes:
- a CDS encoding acetyl-CoA C-acyltransferase, whose translation is MSDVSVVIVGAKRTAIGSFLGQFTGVPTPKLGATAIRAALEQSGVAPADVSEVIMGCVLPANLGQAPARQASLGADLPASTGCTTINKVCGSGMKAIMLGHDLIKAGSATVVVAGGMESMTNAPHMVQARTGIRYGDGQLVDHMAWDGLTNPYDGKAMGVFGELCADKYHFTREAQDAFAIESVKRAQAAQQNGGFAGEIVPVTVSGRKGDVVVDTDEQPGRSDIAKVPSLKPAFRKENGTITAASSSSISDGAAAVVLLSADDAGKRGLKPLARIVAHATHSQEPEWFTTAPVGAIQKVLDKAGWKVGDVDLFEINEAFAVVAMTPMKELGIPHDKLNVNGGACALGHPIGASGARLVVTLLNALKTRGLKRGIASLCIGGGEATAVAVECID
- a CDS encoding autotransporter serine protease: MKTFDSGLRRREIAWLVAMALGLSACGGGGNVKPTPPPTAPSSPPPASTPADQPPLDAQLALTSASAAHILGYTGAGVTIGVVDSGIMRNHPALVGRVKQELIYVDPSTNNTAIDDVVGHGTWVSQIAAGQAFDRFPGGIAPGASLVSARIISDVEPKDDGSGQGNAVTAADADFFAQTLNPALINAGVQVMNNSWGGIYWDTGNASINQAFAQAYEPFVLQHGGLVVFAAGNDSRSDPSDIASLPSLAPQLGPGWLVAVAVDSNHPGQLASYSNACGRAMNYCLAAPGDVIVSDKDTLASTSKPTYWVVNGTSFSAPIVSGAAALVWQAFPYFNNDLVRQTLLGTADDLGAPGVDPVFGYGELNAGRAVLGPAKFDWGDVTVNLPGYSTSSTWANPIAGAGGLIKQGTGTLNLTRDANYTGPTLVQMGNLNVTSLASSVTISQGATLYPSVGIGGSVANGGVFTLNSDSPITIGGDYSQTNNGSLDVVLGSLLQVNGKVTLSGTTTLLVMGKRAGYVAHLRTDIINAVGGLTGTFSAINAGSGVLLTATPGYDSSSMWLDVTRADVTSVQGMSYTGASLGAAQRVESAFRQIDSTLGSLTGTGSSVAVSSQFTDGAAGLQQSPSTTALARSLESLSGQLHAASAAMTFEAIDAGTRALSDRFDSLLDTPQAGGWMQNLGYHGDMSRSGYGNVGYDLGGTLVGQDYRVGGNGIAGYALSQSQSLGRLAESADQGHSRALEGMLYGGVIRGAWYTMGRFGVGSYRESMRRRLELGDQFAGVASDGNGRYGVAYGESGYRLALGRTRLTPYVNLQYAQVRRDGFNERGAYGFGLKSGAQTTARWQAGLGLRATRNWTLAGGGSLSLQARMLWQQSFGLRGEVFDASFSGIDQFAPVGGIGLSRYGGVLGTTLGWQMSPRASLQLGYDRYLGQRQQAQMATANFSWSF
- a CDS encoding carboxyl transferase domain-containing protein; this translates as MSVIASQIDPRSPEFQASSNQLRAVVDDLQRELARSAEGGGAKAREKHVARGKLLPRERIRALLDPGSPFLELAPLAAHGMYDDAAPAAGLVTGIGRVNGIEVVVVANDATVKGGTYFPITVKKHLRAQEVALENNLPCVYLVDSGGAFLPLQDEVFPDKEHFGRIFYNQARMSSLNIPQIAVVMGSCTAGGAYVPAMSDETIIVRGQGTIFLGGPPLVKAATGEVVDAETLGGADVHTSISGVADHYAENDAHALSIARDIVAHLNRKKDMPLALRAPVEPKYPAEELYGVIPQDTRRPFDIREVIARIVDGSEFHEFKARYGKTLVCGFAHIHGYPVGIVANNGILFAESALKGAHFIELCNQRNVPLVFLQNITGFMVGKKYEQAGIAKDGAKIVTAVACSHVPKFTVVIGGSFGAGNYAMCGRAYGARFLWMWPNARISVMGGEQAASVLATVKRDGIEARGGEWSADEEEAFKAPIRDQYERQGHPYYASARLWDDGIIDPVDTRRVLGLAISASLNAPIEPQRYGVFRM